The Deinococcus sp. Marseille-Q6407 genome has a window encoding:
- the clpB gene encoding ATP-dependent chaperone ClpB yields the protein MNPERFTKSATQAIAAAQELAQQNGQQTLTPAHLMRSLLDNDTAAHALTLAGADLTALQGSLDAALAKLPRVQGGGGQLYMDNALQRAFQKAETLAEQQNDSFVAADVLLLAVRGELNDRNLPGEAELNRAITEQRKGKNVTDKTSEAQFDALNKYGTDLTARARDGEFDPVIGRDEEIRRTMQILLRRTKNNPVLIGEPGVGKTAIVEGLAMRIVSGDVPEGLKDKRIVSLEMGSLLAGAKFRGEFEERLKGVIDEVVQSAGQIILFVDEIHTIVGAGKTEGSPDAGNMLKPALARGELHLIGATTLDEYREIEKDPALERRFQPVFVDEPTVEDTISILRGIKERYQVHHNVEITDPALVAAAQLSNRYITDRQLPDKAIDLIDESAARLRMALESSPERIDQLQRRKLQLEIEREALKKEKDQDSIARLADIDDNLRVLTDELAEVRSRWEAERGEVSELRQKREALDAVRTEIEKARRDYDLQKAAELEYGRLPQLEKEVQALEQKLKGAEFAHTQVTEEDVAQVVSRWTGIPVSKLMEGEREKLLRLEGELHKRVIGQERAIESVADTIRRARAGLNDPNRPLGSFMFLGPTGVGKTELAKALAEFLFDSSEAMVRIDMSEYMEKHTVARLIGAPPGYVGYEEGGQLTEAVRRRPYSVILLDEIEKAHPDVFNVLLQVLDDGRLTDGQGRTVDFRNTLIILTSNIGSRLILEMQAQNQPADDIREAVLTELREHFRPEFLNRVDDIIVFDALTADNLRQIVDIQLGGLRQRLAERRVALHLTDAAKDQLASVGYDPAFGARPLKRAISREIETPLARRILSGEVPDNSVLNVDYQNGNFTFGSGSLN from the coding sequence TTGAATCCTGAACGATTTACCAAAAGTGCCACCCAGGCCATCGCGGCCGCGCAGGAACTGGCGCAGCAGAACGGACAGCAGACGCTGACCCCCGCGCACCTGATGCGGTCCCTGCTGGACAACGACACCGCCGCCCATGCCCTGACCCTGGCCGGTGCCGACCTGACCGCGCTGCAGGGCAGCCTGGACGCGGCCCTGGCCAAACTGCCCCGCGTGCAGGGCGGCGGTGGGCAACTGTACATGGACAACGCCCTGCAGCGGGCCTTCCAGAAAGCCGAAACGCTGGCCGAGCAGCAGAACGACTCCTTCGTGGCAGCCGACGTTCTGCTGCTGGCGGTCCGCGGCGAACTGAATGACCGCAACCTTCCCGGCGAGGCCGAGCTGAACCGGGCCATCACCGAACAGCGAAAGGGGAAAAACGTGACCGATAAAACTTCCGAGGCGCAGTTTGATGCGCTGAACAAATACGGCACCGATCTGACGGCGCGCGCCCGGGACGGCGAATTCGATCCCGTGATTGGCCGCGACGAAGAAATCCGCCGTACTATGCAGATTCTTCTGAGGCGCACCAAGAACAACCCGGTGCTGATCGGGGAACCCGGCGTCGGCAAGACGGCCATCGTCGAGGGCCTCGCCATGCGGATCGTGAGCGGCGACGTGCCTGAAGGCCTCAAAGACAAGCGCATCGTGAGCCTGGAAATGGGCAGCCTGCTGGCCGGCGCCAAGTTCCGCGGCGAGTTCGAAGAACGCCTCAAGGGCGTTATCGATGAAGTGGTGCAGTCGGCCGGACAGATCATTCTGTTCGTGGACGAAATCCACACCATCGTGGGTGCCGGCAAGACCGAAGGCAGCCCCGACGCCGGCAACATGCTCAAGCCGGCCCTGGCGCGCGGCGAACTGCACCTGATCGGGGCCACCACCCTGGACGAATACCGCGAGATCGAAAAGGACCCGGCGCTAGAACGCCGTTTCCAGCCGGTGTTCGTGGATGAGCCGACCGTGGAAGACACCATTTCCATCCTGCGCGGGATCAAGGAACGCTATCAGGTGCACCACAACGTGGAAATCACCGACCCGGCGCTGGTGGCGGCCGCACAGCTCTCGAACCGCTATATCACCGACCGGCAGCTACCTGACAAAGCGATTGACCTGATCGACGAATCGGCGGCCCGGCTGCGTATGGCGCTGGAATCCAGCCCCGAGCGGATTGACCAGTTGCAGCGCCGCAAGTTGCAGCTGGAAATTGAGCGCGAAGCCCTGAAAAAGGAAAAGGACCAGGACAGCATTGCCCGCCTGGCCGACATTGACGACAACCTGCGTGTTCTGACCGACGAACTGGCCGAAGTGCGCAGCCGCTGGGAAGCCGAGCGGGGCGAAGTCTCCGAACTGCGCCAGAAGCGTGAAGCGCTGGACGCCGTCCGCACCGAAATCGAAAAGGCCCGGCGCGACTACGACCTGCAAAAGGCCGCCGAGCTGGAATACGGCCGGCTGCCGCAGCTGGAAAAAGAAGTGCAGGCGCTGGAGCAAAAGCTCAAGGGCGCCGAGTTCGCCCACACCCAGGTGACCGAGGAAGACGTGGCGCAGGTGGTCAGCCGCTGGACCGGGATTCCGGTCAGCAAGCTGATGGAAGGCGAGCGCGAAAAGCTGCTGCGGCTGGAAGGCGAGCTGCACAAGCGCGTGATCGGGCAGGAACGGGCCATCGAATCAGTGGCCGACACCATCCGCCGCGCCCGCGCCGGCCTGAACGACCCCAACCGCCCGCTGGGCAGCTTCATGTTCCTGGGCCCGACCGGCGTCGGCAAGACCGAGCTGGCCAAGGCGCTGGCCGAGTTCCTGTTCGATTCCAGCGAAGCGATGGTGCGCATTGACATGTCCGAGTACATGGAGAAACACACCGTGGCCCGCCTCATCGGGGCCCCTCCCGGATACGTGGGCTATGAGGAAGGCGGCCAGCTGACCGAAGCCGTGCGCCGCCGCCCCTACAGCGTGATTCTGCTGGACGAAATCGAAAAGGCACACCCCGACGTATTCAACGTGCTGTTGCAGGTGCTGGACGACGGCCGCCTGACCGACGGACAGGGCCGCACGGTGGATTTCCGCAACACCCTGATTATTCTGACCAGCAACATCGGCAGCCGGCTGATTCTGGAAATGCAGGCCCAGAACCAGCCGGCAGACGACATTCGCGAGGCGGTGCTGACCGAGCTGCGCGAGCACTTCCGCCCCGAGTTCCTCAACCGGGTGGACGACATCATCGTCTTTGACGCCCTGACCGCCGACAACCTACGGCAGATCGTGGATATTCAGCTGGGCGGCCTGCGCCAGCGCCTGGCCGAGCGCCGGGTAGCGCTGCACCTGACGGACGCCGC
- a CDS encoding GNAT family N-acetyltransferase has protein sequence MTELSAGQPYAAPLRWTSGDPAAAAHILQATARSVLDRGHEELWPPDTLTVDALAQDYPAAGWQVAWQGEQPVGCFVLMNPDPVFWAEKPAGEALYLHKLAVHPAAQGQGLSLLLLRRAEELTREAQRRWLRLDTDVTRPGLQAIYTSFGFETVDRQQVMTFEVFRYQKEV, from the coding sequence ATGACTGAACTTTCTGCCGGCCAGCCCTACGCCGCACCTCTGCGCTGGACCTCCGGGGACCCCGCAGCTGCCGCACATATCCTGCAGGCCACCGCCCGCAGCGTGCTGGACCGCGGCCACGAGGAGCTGTGGCCGCCCGACACCCTGACGGTAGACGCCCTGGCACAGGACTACCCCGCCGCAGGCTGGCAGGTGGCCTGGCAGGGCGAGCAGCCGGTGGGCTGCTTTGTGCTGATGAACCCCGACCCGGTGTTCTGGGCCGAAAAGCCGGCCGGCGAGGCACTGTACCTGCACAAGCTGGCGGTGCACCCGGCCGCCCAGGGCCAGGGCCTGAGCTTGCTGCTGCTGCGCCGCGCCGAGGAGCTGACCCGTGAGGCGCAGCGGCGCTGGCTGCGGCTGGACACCGACGTGACCCGGCCAGGCCTGCAGGCCATTTACACCAGCTTCGGGTTCGAGACGGTGGACCGGCAGCAGGTGATGACCTTCGAGGTGTTCCGGTATCAGAAGGAAGTCTGA
- the alr gene encoding alanine racemase, which translates to MTTPVSPHPSTFARARALISASALHQNLRFLSEKAGVPLLWPMKANAYGHGIDVVAPVAAESEAVWGMAVATPAEALELTEQLRGLNCPKPVMIFGASFPDEWPALVAAGVHLTISTLAEAEALPEGAQAHLKVNTGMNRLGASPADAVAVGRRLEERELLAGVFSHFTEAEEPDQTLSRQQFQTFQAVAQHFPEVRHHMGNSAAVLNLGPLPGMALARPGLSAYGVMPPSGAPGLTPAMTLQARITYLHTAAAGERVSYNGLSTLDRDSLIATVAIGYADGYPRRATGQAEVLIGGERRPVLGRVCMDQLMVDATGLDLRAGDWVTLWGRDAGGQELHISEVARWSEMAEYEIFTRLSTRIQRVAAP; encoded by the coding sequence GTGACGACGCCCGTGTCCCCACACCCTTCCACCTTTGCCCGCGCCAGAGCGCTGATTTCGGCCAGTGCCCTGCACCAGAACCTGCGCTTTTTGAGCGAGAAGGCCGGCGTGCCGCTCCTATGGCCGATGAAGGCCAACGCCTACGGCCACGGAATAGACGTGGTGGCCCCGGTGGCTGCCGAGTCGGAAGCGGTGTGGGGCATGGCGGTGGCGACCCCGGCCGAGGCGCTGGAGCTGACCGAGCAGCTGCGCGGCCTGAACTGCCCCAAGCCGGTGATGATCTTCGGGGCGTCCTTCCCGGACGAGTGGCCTGCGCTAGTGGCGGCCGGCGTGCACCTGACCATCAGCACCCTGGCCGAAGCCGAGGCGCTGCCGGAGGGCGCCCAGGCCCACCTGAAGGTCAACACCGGCATGAACCGCCTGGGCGCGAGCCCCGCCGACGCTGTAGCGGTTGGGCGGCGGCTGGAAGAACGCGAGCTGCTGGCCGGCGTCTTTTCTCACTTCACCGAGGCCGAGGAACCCGACCAGACCCTCTCACGCCAGCAATTCCAGACTTTTCAGGCGGTGGCGCAGCACTTTCCAGAGGTCAGACACCACATGGGCAACTCGGCGGCGGTGCTGAATCTGGGGCCCCTGCCGGGCATGGCGCTGGCCCGCCCCGGCCTGAGCGCCTATGGCGTCATGCCGCCGAGCGGCGCGCCAGGGCTGACCCCAGCCATGACCTTGCAGGCACGCATTACCTATCTGCACACGGCCGCCGCCGGCGAGCGGGTCAGTTACAACGGCCTGAGTACCCTGGACCGCGACAGCCTGATCGCCACCGTAGCTATCGGCTACGCAGACGGCTACCCGCGCCGCGCCACCGGGCAAGCCGAAGTCCTGATCGGCGGCGAGCGGCGCCCGGTACTGGGCCGGGTCTGCATGGATCAATTGATGGTGGACGCCACTGGGCTGGACCTGCGCGCCGGCGACTGGGTGACTCTCTGGGGCCGTGACGCGGGCGGGCAGGAGCTTCACATCTCAGAAGTGGCGCGCTGGAGCGAGATGGCCGAATATGAGATCTTCACCCGCCTGAGCACCCGGATTCAGCGGGTCGCGGCGCCCTGA